From the Hemicordylus capensis ecotype Gifberg chromosome 1, rHemCap1.1.pri, whole genome shotgun sequence genome, the window aaggtgaaactgatatatgagatagacgcattacatgcaaagcgagataagtcaagccttaatttgttataattgtgatgatcattgcgtacagctcatgagaaccccaaatccacaatcccagaaaattagaatattacatgaaaccaataaaacaaggattgtcaataggacaatatcggacctctgaaaagtataagcatgcatatgtattcagtacttggtttgggccccttttgcagcaattactgcctcaatgcggcgtggcactgctgaggtgttatggaagaccaggatgcttcaacagcgcccttcagctcttctgcattgtttggtctcatgtctctcatccttctcttggcaatgccccatagattatctatggggttcaggtcaggcgaatttgctggccaatcaagcacagtaatcccatggtcattgaaccaggttttggtacttttggcagtgcgggcaggtgccaagtcctgctggaaaatgaagtcagcatccccatacagctcgtctgcggaaggaagcatgaagtgctccaaaatctcctgatagatggctgcgttgaccctggacttaatgaagcacagtggaccagcaccagcagatgacatggctccccaaatcaacacagactgtggaaacttgacactggacttcaagcatcttgcattgtgtgcctctccattcttcctccagactctgggtccttggtttccaaatgagatgcaaaagttgctctcatcagaaaagaggactttggaccactgagcaacagaccagttctttttttcttgagcccaggtaagacgcttctgacgttgtttgttgttcaggagcggcttgacaagaggaatacgacatttgaagtccatgtccaggatccgtctgtgtgtggtggctcttgatgcactaactccagcctcagtccactccttgtgaaagtccccaacacttttgaatggccttttcctgacaatcctctccaggctgcggtcatccctgctgcttgtgtacctttttcttccacacttttcccttccacataactttctattaatgtgctttgatacagcactttgggaacatccaacttcttttgcaattaccttttgaggctttccctccttatggagggtgtcaatgatggttttctgcacaactgtcaagtcagcagtctttcccatgattgtgattcctaatgaaccagactgagagaccatttaaaggctcaggaaccctttgcaggtgttatggattgattagctgattggagtgggacacctggagcctagactgttgaaccttttcacaatattctaattttctgggattgtggatttggggttctcatgagctgtacgccatgatcatcacaattataacaaattaaggcttgacttatctcgctttgcatgtaatgcgtctatctcatatatcagtttcaccttttaatttgcattactgaaattaatgaacttttgcacgatattctaattgttcgagtttcacctgtatgtatatGTACAGTAGAGAGagagtgaatgagagagagagtgcacatgcccatccatggggtgggggggagggggcagtgatCAAGACTGGCACAGAAGGAGGGAGGATTTAataaccctttcccctcatgtTGAGATCCCAGTGAAAATCTGCCCACCTGGCTATTAGCCTTTGGAGAGAAGCTTCCATAGCACTGAAGCACCATAGTGCCCTCATAGCACTGAAGAAGATGTGGGTCAATGTTCTGAAGCACAAATCACCAGAACAAAAAGctaaaatccttttaaaatcttaaaaaatatattattaaaataCTTGTGTATTTGAGTTTTAGAATGACAATTTAGTTAAGGAAAAAAATCAAACTATGTAACATTCTGAagctctcattttttaaaaggcccagtgtttattttaaaaattattcattGTTTCTTATCACTAGGTTAAGAAATTATCTGCTTTAGAAAAGCTTGGTCAAAGTTAAAAGCACAAAAGGCAAACACATGCTTTTCTTCCAGTATAAAATATCCTACATTTCCAGCTTTAACTTCAGCCCTGGTGCTGCTGTGTAATGAAATGTGCCGTCCCATTCCAGGCCTTCTGTGTCTGTaaattctcccttcccttccagcctggAACAAGATAGAATCAGTGTGTTACATGAAGACTGCAGCCATTGCATTATGTCTAATGATGTACATGCTAATGGTCAGCTTCCCAGCAATGGCAGCACTGAACCAGTGAAATGGGAAATACTTCATAAGAGAAATTTTTGAACTATGGTTGCCAGTTTTGTAGAACAGAAATGATTCCATCACATTGATTCTACTAGTTAATtagtgctatttatttatttattgcttatttTCCATCATAAAGGTAGCATACATGGGCTTCTCAGGCAGTGTCCTATCTAGGCACTGACCTGCTTAACATTagcaaggttgctgcatcatgtgccttggGACCAAGCTCTGCCATCAAGCATTTGGATCAACTGATATCTagcttcaggggtgtagctataattgagtggatgggttcaaagaacctgggccccccagttcctgagggccctagaactccacccctccctattttcttcattatctccttcactccaaggggccactggggagaggggcaaacacgggccccctctcctctagctacgcccctgtctagcTTATGACTGTTTACAATGGCAGGTATCAATGTACCAGTCACCTGCAGAAGCACCATGTTCCCTGGAATATAACCCCAGGAAACCTCCTGGCAATACATAATTGAAGAGAGAATATACTAGCCAATTGAGGCAATTAGAACAGTCAGTGGTTCTAATAAAAAGCCAAACACACCAGTTAAGGATGAATATACTCTACATCAAGGCAATACATTTACAATTATTTTCTTTCCAACTTACTTGTTTTCACTGAATTGTCCAGTGTACTTTGCTCCATTAGGAAATATGTACGTTCCTACTCCGTGCAACATGTTGTTCTTGAAATCACCTTCATAAACTGCACCAGAAGGATATTCCACCCTTCCTAAACCATTCATCTGGTTTAATAAGAGGAGATAGCAGATTAATATCCATTCCTAAAATAGTCATTCTGGCTTGTCATTTCCCTGAATTTAGTACATTTAAGGCTGTAATCTTAAGCAAACATAATTGAAATGAagtttcactggctgacatcccaaccaACAAAGTGGGCATGCTTCGAAGGACTGTGGGGAAATGCTAGGATCTCCCACAcctccacccaggggcgtaacgataggggggtcAGGGGGACACGTGCCCCCGGCTCCATCtttgtgggtcacgtggggggcaccgccatgacccccgacgatccaaaaattaaaattttttaaaataataataataataataataatgtccctTCTGCgcggcgcccgcccccccccccccttgctttgcCACCACAGCACTGCATGTGCACTGTTGTGCCAGAACCCTTAGAGTTCGCTCCCTAAGCTCCGGAGAGATCAAAAACACGTTGCTGACCTCAGGgatgtttctgatcttgcagagcccttctgaaGTGTGGAGAGCATTCGGAATGCTAAAGTCTTTGGTGGAACAGTGTGCACATAGAGAGACTGGGTTAGTTGTGCACAGATTCCAGGAGAATCTCCACAGTCCCTCGAAGCACCTGTGCTTCattaatcagaatgtcagccactgaacacAATGGGGTTTCTCCTCACTGTGTTTCCTAAATATTAAAGCAAGGCAACTGATCAAGATGAGCTTTACAACAGCTGAGTAGTCAGAATAAAACAATGTTCCATACCAGAACTTATCACCTCTGCAAGTTAGGGTGTAATCACAATAACTCTTTAGCACTGGATAAGTATCCAAATCACCACAGATGTAATTATTTTGGAGGAAAAAACTGTTAACCTGAGCACCATCCCCCGCCCACCACACACCAATATACAGAAATGTGAGCTGAatacaaatgtttaaaaaattgcTCTAATTTTATTGACTCTACTTGCAGAATGGGTATTAGGCAAGGAACTTAAATGCATCATACCTTATCGTTCTTCCAATTCCCCTTGTAAATAATTCCATCTGGAGTGGTATGAACTCCGTAGCCATTCCTCTCAAGAGCTCCATCAGGTGTTCTTGTACAATCACCATCTAAttaagcaaaagaagaagaatgcaggtaaaactcaataaaataaatgttaaactGCCTCCCCAAGGTTTTAgacagagtctttcccagccctggagataccagggattaaatctagaaccttctgcatgcaaattatgtgctgtaccactgagctaagcGTTCCACCATTTCAATCACTGTTTAATTAGAAAAGTTAAGCCTTCACCATCCTTAGAGCATTAGAAATATGGAGATACAATATATTATCTAGTTCCTAATTTTCTGGCTAGATTTCAATGGTTTCCCGCACAGCATATTTTCATTTACCTCTCTGCACACATCTGTGTATAAGTTTTATGAGTTTTCCTCTGACCCTGCAGCAATTTCTCACAGGCTCTCTCAAATCTATGATATTAACTATTCTTTTTGTTTCAGTGGAGCTACTGCAGTGAGAGAAATAACATCATGTTTTATTATTTCACACCAGCAAATGTCACACAACAGAGGTATACAGGAGACCTATGCAGTCTCCAGTAGCTGGATATTCCCTTCCAAGTCACCCTCATTTCCCTTTCAAGCAGATTCAGATTATAGCTAAGAAGAGATCTTGGGCAATGACTCTGAAGTTTCCCTGGCATTCTCTAGCATTCCCCTTCTCGGATTGAGAGTATGGAGATGCATACGAAGATGCATACAAAGACTTACTCCAGTTAAAAGAAATTTACTCTAGCTCCTCTTGTTTCACTGCTACAGAACAGTGTCAGTGTAGAAACTCTTAAATCTCCTTTGGCAATTTAGTGTAGATAAAAGCATTACATACACTTCTAAGCAATCTCCATCACTTTATTCAGTGGGCTAGAGTCCATCGGACAGGACTAAAGGGTACTGAAATGCATTGCACGACTGTCAGCAGGAGGAGCTACAACATGGTTTTATAAATCAGTCACACTAGTTAGGGAAGGGCTGACGCCTGACTAGGCTGAACGTTTTACTGGCTTGTCCAGTTTTTCAAAAGAATATAAAACTTATTGAAAAAACACCATCACTGAGGCAGGGTCTGCAGTTTAATGGCACAGTGCTAATCTGCTGATGAGAGTCCAGGCTCTCTCCCTGTTCAATTATAATGTCATCCTTTAATAAACCTTAGTTTTGCCCCATGTGTCTAAGTGTTtagggccaggggcgtaactataacagggcaaggggagacagttgtctgggggcccactgccttgggggggggcccagaggcaagtcacatgactgactcccccagctgggcACCCCCTCCCCGgcttcattcagttgtattcatcctccgaaattgatgtgagtgttaagacctggagctaccagaacagcatgtctttctcaagtaccattaaatgacttgcatcgtccacaatttacaaaacctttaaaaaaataatttaggatgaggggtggccaattttaaaatcttttctctgggcccactccaaccttgctacgcccctgtttagGGCACTTGAATGCTTTCTTGAAGCCTTGAAGATTCAGTCTCCTTTCAGCCCAGCAAGATGAAGCTCCTTGCAATGTAGGAACTCTGATGTTCACAGGGCATTTGCCACATGCTCAAGTAACAATTGTTGCAAAATTGAACACAGTTTTAGGTGCACAACTGATATCCCCTTCATATAAGGGGAATGTAAACCTAGGGAAGCCTATGATTTGACTGGACATGCTAAGTACTTTGCTCCCTCCCTATACAATACCATAAAGATTAGAAAATATTGGGTGGCGTCcagacatttaggaacataggaagctgccatatactgagtcaggccattggtcttatctagctcagtattgtcttcacagactgacagtggtttctccaaggttgcaggcaggaatctctcgtactgtatgctttggtagtttgttggttcaataaaaaaatcttgtcctataaaaaaaaatatatcttgtcctatcttggagaaaccagagaggtaacttgaaaccttccgctcttcccagagaggctccatcccctgaggggaatatcttacaatgctcacactcctattctccctttcatatgcaactaggatggatggaccctgcttagctaaggggacaagtcatgcttggctaccacaagaccagctctcctctctgcactgCTCCATTAATAGAAACTCCTTCCAGTCATGGAAGCTCAGCACTCCTTCCATGAAAGGAAGGAGCTTCTGCTGATAGTGCATTATTCCATTAAAGGCCTGGATTCCatccatttttcatttttaatgagTGGCAGGGTGGATTAACAGGTGGGATGGGAACTGCAAGTTTTATACTTCGTATGCATTCTAGttgcattttcaaaataaaataaaagtttccaaaaaaGTGTACTTAAATGAACTTATATAATTATGTGAAAATATTTTACCATACTTATCTAGGTTAGGAAATATAAATGTTACTTTATAAACTTCAGGACCTGTTGAGAGAGAACACTAATTTCATTGATCTTTAAAAGCAGCATTACATTAATAATTCAAGCCTTTACATATAAAACAAGAACAATGGACCAAATAATATGAACTGTTTTCCTATCTCATTTATGTCTTTTACAAGATTACTATTAGAGTTTACATTTGGAATAAAGTATGCACATCATCAGCTAGTGTAGTAAAACCATACATATGAGCATGCAAGGTccaaaatttcaaaaataaaaaacagCTTTCATATCAGAAGTCTGTTGCTGTATTTTTTTCTCTTGTTCTACAAGATTAATTTTTCCAGTAAAGCAATATCCCATCGCTTTGGTAAACCATCTTTCACCTCAGAAATGTacagaaaatttaaaagcctggattGTTGCTTTCCCCTCTACAAGAATGGAGAAGGTTCAATGCTTCTGGGGTGCTTTGGGGGAGTTCATAGAGGGCATGCAAATCATGAATGcctccctgagctccttggaggaagggcagaagaaCAAAAATATAACTAATAACAACAACGAATAGATTTTCTTCAACAAATGTCCACACTGCTATGTGTAGAAAAATGAACTTTCCTGGAAGACGTTTTCCCTCTAGACTTAAGATTAAGATTCTGGAAGATTTCTGCACTAAAAATCGtaaataaatgcacacacacaagcgGGGGAAATGACCAGTGCGTGGTGTGCCAAGTAAGCACACCGCCTCCGCTCATCTGGAGAACAGAAATGC encodes:
- the MORN2 gene encoding MORN repeat-containing protein 2 isoform X4 — encoded protein: MSSPEVYKVTFIFPNLDNSSTETKRIVNIIDLREPVRNCCRVRGKLIKLIHRCVQRDGDCTRTPDGALERNGYGVHTTPDGIIYKGNWKNDKMNGLGRVEYPSGAVYEGDFKNNMLHGVGTYIFPNGAKYTGQFSENKLEGKGEFTDTEGLEWDGTFHYTAAPGLKLKLEM
- the MORN2 gene encoding MORN repeat-containing protein 2 isoform X10; this encodes MSSPEVYKVTFIFPNLDKYDGDCTRTPDGALERNGYGVHTTPDGIIYKGNWKNDKMNGLGRVEYPSGAVYEGDFKNNMLHGVGTYIFPNGAKYTGQFSENKLEGKGEFTDTEGLEWDGTFHYTAAPGLKLKLEM
- the MORN2 gene encoding MORN repeat-containing protein 2 isoform X11 — protein: MSSPEVYKVTFIFPNLDGDCTRTPDGALERNGYGVHTTPDGIIYKGNWKNDKMNGLGRVEYPSGAVYEGDFKNNMLHGVGTYIFPNGAKYTGQFSENKLEGKGEFTDTEGLEWDGTFHYTAAPGLKLKLEM
- the MORN2 gene encoding MORN repeat-containing protein 2 isoform X8, with translation MLAGPSLPGPEVYKVTFIFPNLDKYDGDCTRTPDGALERNGYGVHTTPDGIIYKGNWKNDKMNGLGRVEYPSGAVYEGDFKNNMLHGVGTYIFPNGAKYTGQFSENKLEGKGEFTDTEGLEWDGTFHYTAAPGLKLKLEM
- the MORN2 gene encoding MORN repeat-containing protein 2 isoform X13, whose protein sequence is MSNGDCTRTPDGALERNGYGVHTTPDGIIYKGNWKNDKMNGLGRVEYPSGAVYEGDFKNNMLHGVGTYIFPNGAKYTGQFSENKLEGKGEFTDTEGLEWDGTFHYTAAPGLKLKLEM
- the MORN2 gene encoding MORN repeat-containing protein 2 isoform X5, with protein sequence MSSEWGDACWALPSSSSTETKRIVNIIDLREPVRNCCRVRGKLIKLIHRCVQRDGDCTRTPDGALERNGYGVHTTPDGIIYKGNWKNDKMNGLGRVEYPSGAVYEGDFKNNMLHGVGTYIFPNGAKYTGQFSENKLEGKGEFTDTEGLEWDGTFHYTAAPGLKLKLEM
- the MORN2 gene encoding MORN repeat-containing protein 2 isoform X12; this translates as MLAGPSLPDGDCTRTPDGALERNGYGVHTTPDGIIYKGNWKNDKMNGLGRVEYPSGAVYEGDFKNNMLHGVGTYIFPNGAKYTGQFSENKLEGKGEFTDTEGLEWDGTFHYTAAPGLKLKLEM
- the MORN2 gene encoding MORN repeat-containing protein 2 isoform X2, whose protein sequence is MLAGPSLPGGFRGRGERALSNSDEELTNSSSTETKRIVNIIDLREPVRNCCRVRGKLIKLIHRCVQRDGDCTRTPDGALERNGYGVHTTPDGIIYKGNWKNDKMNGLGRVEYPSGAVYEGDFKNNMLHGVGTYIFPNGAKYTGQFSENKLEGKGEFTDTEGLEWDGTFHYTAAPGLKLKLEM
- the MORN2 gene encoding MORN repeat-containing protein 2 isoform X7; its protein translation is MLAGPSLPGGFRGRGERALSNSDEELTNSPEVYKVTFIFPNLDGDCTRTPDGALERNGYGVHTTPDGIIYKGNWKNDKMNGLGRVEYPSGAVYEGDFKNNMLHGVGTYIFPNGAKYTGQFSENKLEGKGEFTDTEGLEWDGTFHYTAAPGLKLKLEM
- the MORN2 gene encoding MORN repeat-containing protein 2 isoform X1, translating into MLAGPSLPGGFRGRGERALSNSDEELTNSPEVYKVTFIFPNLDNSSTETKRIVNIIDLREPVRNCCRVRGKLIKLIHRCVQRDGDCTRTPDGALERNGYGVHTTPDGIIYKGNWKNDKMNGLGRVEYPSGAVYEGDFKNNMLHGVGTYIFPNGAKYTGQFSENKLEGKGEFTDTEGLEWDGTFHYTAAPGLKLKLEM
- the MORN2 gene encoding MORN repeat-containing protein 2 isoform X6, producing the protein MLAGPSLPGGFRGRGERALSNSDEELTNSPEVYKVTFIFPNLDKYDGDCTRTPDGALERNGYGVHTTPDGIIYKGNWKNDKMNGLGRVEYPSGAVYEGDFKNNMLHGVGTYIFPNGAKYTGQFSENKLEGKGEFTDTEGLEWDGTFHYTAAPGLKLKLEM
- the MORN2 gene encoding MORN repeat-containing protein 2 isoform X3, with protein sequence MLAGPSLPGPEVYKVTFIFPNLDNSSTETKRIVNIIDLREPVRNCCRVRGKLIKLIHRCVQRDGDCTRTPDGALERNGYGVHTTPDGIIYKGNWKNDKMNGLGRVEYPSGAVYEGDFKNNMLHGVGTYIFPNGAKYTGQFSENKLEGKGEFTDTEGLEWDGTFHYTAAPGLKLKLEM
- the MORN2 gene encoding MORN repeat-containing protein 2 isoform X9, translated to MLAGPSLPGPEVYKVTFIFPNLDGDCTRTPDGALERNGYGVHTTPDGIIYKGNWKNDKMNGLGRVEYPSGAVYEGDFKNNMLHGVGTYIFPNGAKYTGQFSENKLEGKGEFTDTEGLEWDGTFHYTAAPGLKLKLEM